Within the Vagococcus carniphilus genome, the region TAAGATATTTTATGACAATTGTAGAAAATGATTTTAATTTGAGTAGAGCAGCTGAATTACTTTACGTTTCTCAACCAACCTTGAGTATGATGATCAATGATTTTGAAAAAAAAGAAGGAATAAAACTTTTTAAAAAAGAAAAAGGCCGCATGACAGGCTTAACTTATGTAGGAGAGAATTACTACAAAGATGCTTGCATCGTTTTAGAAGATTATAATGAAATGTTAAAAAATTTACATGATCAGTCAAAGGGCGTGAAAGGAACTATAAATATTGGCATACCTCCTTTAGTTTTATCAGTAGTTTTTTCGACAGTAATGCCTAAATTGATTTTAGAAAATCCTGATATTAAATTTAATATTAAAGAAATAGGAGCCTATGAATTAAAAAATGATTTATTGTTAGGTAATGTAGATATTGCTGTTTTACTGTCTCCCACAGGATTAGCGGATAATTTGATTGAGACAGTAGAAATTCAACGTTCGGAACTAGCTGTATTTGTTTCTCCAAAACATAAATTGGCTAAAAAGAAAGAAATCAAATGGGAAGATTTAGATAATGAAAAATTGGCTATATTTGATAATACATTTATGATTAATCATTTACTAACTGAAGCGTTTGAGAGGCATAAAGTACATCCGAATGTGATACTAACATCTGGTTCATGGGATTTTATGTTGAATTCAACTAAAATTAATCACGATATAGTTACAATTTTACCTAAACCAACTAACGATTTATACCAAGTAACTGATGTTGCATGTATTCCAATGTCACAACCTGTTTCATGGCGAGTTGTTTTAACGAGGCTCAGAAAAGAAAACTATTCAAGAATTGAGTCGTATATTCTAGACTCGCTAATACAATCGTTTATTGAAAACAAACAATGATTTTGAAGTATTTTAAAATCAAAATTTTTAACCCTATAATTTTTAGTTATATCTCATATGATTAAACAGTATTAGATATTATTTTAAAAAGGTATTATATTCGTGTTGTTGAAACAAGCAATCCGAATATAATATTTTTTTGTTATATTAATTGCTTTTTTAATCTATATTGCTCAATTGTTAACAAAATAAGAATAGGAGAGATTTCAATGCAAAAAATGTATGAAAGTGTTACTCAAGACAATATTCAATTAGGTCAAATAGCTGAAAAATCAAAGCGTATTACTGAATCAGATGTGGATTTATTTGCTCAAACAACAGGTGATATGAATCCAGCTCATACGGATGAAGAATATGCTAAAACAAGTATATTTAAGACTAAAATTGCTCATGGAATGTTAGGAGCTGGGCTAATATCTGCCACTTTAGGAATGGATTTACCGGGACCTGGTACTATTTATTTAGGACAAGATTTAAAATTTCTTCATCCTATTTATTTTGATGATGTGATTGTAGCAAAAGTAGAAGTTGTAAATTTGATTGATAAAAAGAAATTTATCATGGCGGAGTTAAGAACAACTGTTGTAAATCAAGACGGTGATTTAATAATAGACGGGACAGCAACTGTTATCCCACCAAAAGGAGAGTAATAAGTAAGATGAAAGTAGAAATGAAATTAAAAGGTAATATGGCAAGATCAGTAAATCCATATGGTTGTAAACAAGAAGTATTAAATCAAATTAATTATGTCAAAGCAGAAGGGGACTACGAAGGTCCGAAAAAAGTTCTTGTATTAGGTGCTTCTTCTAGTTATGGCTTAGCAAGTCGAATTACAGCAGCATTTGGTAGTCACGCGGATACAATTGGTGTGTCATTTGAAAGAGGACCTAAAGATGAATCGATGTTAGGAACAGCAGGTTGGTATAATAATATTTTCTTTAGAGAATTTGCAGAACAAGAGGGCTTAATTGCTAAAAACTTCATCGGAGATGCCTTTAGTTTAGAAATGAAAGAAGAAGTTATTAAGTACATTAAAGAATCTTTTGGTGGAAAGGTTGATATGCTGGTTTATAGTTTAGCCGCACCTAAAAGAACAGATTATAAAACAGGTATCACATATTCATCAGCTCTAAAACCGATTGGTCAAGAAGTTTCAGGAGAAAATATTAATTTAGAAAAAGAAGAATTATTTACTCAAGTTGTCGAACCGGCTACAGAGGAAGAAATTGAAGGTACTGTAAAAGTTATGGGCGGTGAAGATTGGGAATGGTGGATAGAATTGCTAAAAGAAGCAGATTGTTTAGCAGAGGGATTTAAAACCGTTCTTTATTCTTATATTGGGCCTAAAGTGACTCATGCGTTTTATCATGATGGTTCATTAGGTGTTGCAAAAGAACAAGCTGAAGAATCCTCTAAACGTATTAACGAGAATATTAGAGAATTAAATGGACAAAGTTTAATTTGTGTTTCAAAAGCAGTTACAACAAAAGCAAGTGTTGTAATTCCTATTTTACCTAAATATTTAATTTGTCTTTACAAGGTTATGAAGGAACAAGGAATTCATGAAACACCAATTATGCATAAAGATCGCATCTTTAGAACAATGCTTTATGGAAATGAAGCTAATTATGATGAAAAAGGTAGACTACGTCCAGATAGTTGGGAATTATCTGATGATGTTCAAAGAAAAGTAAATGATTTAATGGCACAATTGACTCCACAGAATTTTAAATCTGATTTAACAGAATATCAATTGTTTAAAAAAGAATTCTTTAATTTAAACGGCTTTGAAGTCGAGGGAAATACTATTAATGAAGTTGACTTTGAAACATTAAAAGCAATGAAACCATAGGAGGAGAAAAAATGACTGTTAAGTTTATCAAATCAAGTGAAGTGCCATCTTTAATTAAGGATGGAGACACACTAGCTGTTGAAGGTTTCATTGGAACAGGAGTGGCTGAAGAAATTCATGAAGCAGTAGAAAATTACTATGATAAAAATCAACACCCTAAAAATATCACATTAATGTACGCAGCAGGTATTGGTGACGGGGGAAATAGAGGACTTAATCATTATGCAAAAGAAGGTTTAGTTAAAAGAGTTATCGGGGGGCATTGGGGATTAGCACCTAAATTACAACCTCTTGTTTCAGAAAATAAAATAGAAGCATATAATTTTCCTCAAGGTGTAATTTCTCAAATGTTTAGGGACATAGCAGCCAAAAAGCCATTTTT harbors:
- a CDS encoding LysR family transcriptional regulator; this translates as MDIKQLRYFMTIVENDFNLSRAAELLYVSQPTLSMMINDFEKKEGIKLFKKEKGRMTGLTYVGENYYKDACIVLEDYNEMLKNLHDQSKGVKGTINIGIPPLVLSVVFSTVMPKLILENPDIKFNIKEIGAYELKNDLLLGNVDIAVLLSPTGLADNLIETVEIQRSELAVFVSPKHKLAKKKEIKWEDLDNEKLAIFDNTFMINHLLTEAFERHKVHPNVILTSGSWDFMLNSTKINHDIVTILPKPTNDLYQVTDVACIPMSQPVSWRVVLTRLRKENYSRIESYILDSLIQSFIENKQ
- a CDS encoding MaoC family dehydratase → MQKMYESVTQDNIQLGQIAEKSKRITESDVDLFAQTTGDMNPAHTDEEYAKTSIFKTKIAHGMLGAGLISATLGMDLPGPGTIYLGQDLKFLHPIYFDDVIVAKVEVVNLIDKKKFIMAELRTTVVNQDGDLIIDGTATVIPPKGE
- the fabV gene encoding enoyl-ACP reductase FabV; its protein translation is MKVEMKLKGNMARSVNPYGCKQEVLNQINYVKAEGDYEGPKKVLVLGASSSYGLASRITAAFGSHADTIGVSFERGPKDESMLGTAGWYNNIFFREFAEQEGLIAKNFIGDAFSLEMKEEVIKYIKESFGGKVDMLVYSLAAPKRTDYKTGITYSSALKPIGQEVSGENINLEKEELFTQVVEPATEEEIEGTVKVMGGEDWEWWIELLKEADCLAEGFKTVLYSYIGPKVTHAFYHDGSLGVAKEQAEESSKRINENIRELNGQSLICVSKAVTTKASVVIPILPKYLICLYKVMKEQGIHETPIMHKDRIFRTMLYGNEANYDEKGRLRPDSWELSDDVQRKVNDLMAQLTPQNFKSDLTEYQLFKKEFFNLNGFEVEGNTINEVDFETLKAMKP